The genomic stretch AATAAGATCCTGATGCGCCGTAATCCGGCTTTGTTCATCGATCCAACCGTATTGATATCTTTCTGAGAAAGGATGATCAAGGTACCCAAAGAGGGTGCGGGTTTCGAATGCACGGTCAAACGCCTGCTTGAATATTGCAAGCGGGTCACCTTCGGCCAGCATACAGTCGCCATGCATCATGCTTTGCTGGGAATGACCAACAAACCCAGCGGGAAGGCGGGCCAGCTCTCCCCCACGAGCGATTAAAAACTCGGGGTCATTGCGGATAATGCCGCCAATACAGCCCAGATAACCGACGTCGCACAGTGCCGCGAGTGCATAATCCGGAGACTGGTGGAAAGGGGAAACTGCATAATCCACAAGGATCCCCGTTACATTCTCAATTTTATTGCGTGACTCTGTACCTTCCCAATGTGCTGCCTCGTAGCTCCCTCCCCAATTAGGCGCATGGGTTGCCGTATGAGATAAAATTGCGCCGCCAGAGGCGATAAACGTCTCTAAAAATGCAGCGTGTTTATCATTTGGAAAGTTATTGGTATGCAGAGCCAGAGACAACGGGACGCCTGCTTCACGATACGCTGCCCAGAGCTGCTCAGCGGAGGCAATATCCTCATCGCAATCAAGTCGCATTGTAATGGCCGTATCATGACCAAAAGGGATCTCACTGAGCACTGGCCGGCATGGTAAAATGTCGTGGCGCCAGTTGCTGATGAAGGCCTCAATAAACCGCCATTCAAACGAGTCAATAAATCCGGCTTCTCGGTTCACCCAGAGCAAGCTGGTTTCCTGTTCATCAAACAGCGCGCAATAGGTGGTCAGAACTTGCCCATCAACCTGAATATTGGCAATTTCTGCAGCTTCTG from Rahnella sikkimica encodes the following:
- a CDS encoding polysaccharide deacetylase → MIGILYSWKDQNIGELVLAAVRRSVTSSGAYSIAPGDISKNNFILAINPDESLGEKLINWLSVGRRKLILFGRLPECLLSHLNITSSEWPEPTDKWARSPVAKSGQYAESKAFIHYLPSAVLPGAQSWNRALERFDFTDEWNNLGFGAVRAEGSVWSVTAALRAPEAAEIANIQVDGQVLTTYCALFDEQETSLLWVNREAGFIDSFEWRFIEAFISNWRHDILPCRPVLSEIPFGHDTAITMRLDCDEDIASAEQLWAAYREAGVPLSLALHTNNFPNDKHAAFLETFIASGGAILSHTATHAPNWGGSYEAAHWEGTESRNKIENVTGILVDYAVSPFHQSPDYALAALCDVGYLGCIGGIIRNDPEFLIARGGELARLPAGFVGHSQQSMMHGDCMLAEGDPLAIFKQAFDRAFETRTLFGYLDHPFSERYQYGWIDEQSRITAHQDLISYIRENSEHPLFLDECQALDFLRARAEIQFCHRDGALVVSAPKAKHNFRFAAEFCGSLYEITDGFVLP